The genomic window AATATTTTATCAGACTGATATTATTTTTTATTAGTTTCTTTATTTGCATAATTAGATTTCTTTTATATTGGAATTGAGTTATTTACTTAATAAAATTATTTATTCTTAATTTTGGGGTGTATACAGCAATTTGTTATGTGGAATATTTCGCCAGATGTTTTTATTTTTATGCATAGTATTAAATCGTATTGATGATTTTTTATTCATATTAAAAACACTTTTACATTAATTTTACAAAAAATATTGATATTTTGGCAAAGGTAAAATAAAATATTTACAAAATTATAGGTATAATAAATATTTTTTAGATTAAGGAATAGGTGGGCTTCTGAAAACGATGTTCTTAGACTGTTTTTTGTAGTTAATAAATACATTATATGATGCATGGTTGGTATTATATATAAAATTGAAACAAACTTTGTTGAGGAGCACTTTTTGTAAATAATCTGGATACAAAAACAATAGAGTATAACCAAATGATCGTTAAAAGGAATGCAAACTTTACAAGTTTAATAAAAACAAATATGAATTGCAAATTAAAATTTTAACTACATTTTGCTATTTGTATCTTTTCTGTATATTTGCAAAGTGTTTTTAATGAAATTAAATTTAATATATTATGAAAAAACTTATTTTTAGCTTAATAGCTGTTATCTGTATTTCTATAAATTTGAATGCACAAGATGCTAAAAAATTACCTTCTGTCAATATTAAAACCATTGATGGAAAATCTTTTAATACTTCCGATATTAAAAATAATGATAAACCCATTATTATAAGTTTCTGGGCATTGTGGTGTAAGAATTGTATTAAGGAGCTTAATGCAATTAAAGATGTTTATGAAGATTGGCAGGATGAAACAGGTGTTGTTCTTTATGCTGTTTCTATTGATGATGCACAGAGAAATGCTAATGTAAAGTCTTTTGCAAATTCTAAGGAGTGGGAATATGAGCTTTTACTAGACCCTAATCAGGATTTTAAAAGAGCTTTGAATGTCGGGAATATTCCTCACACATTTGTTTTGAATAGTAAAGGCGAAATTGTTTGGCAACATACAAGTTATTTCGAAGGTGCCGAAGACGAACTTTATGAAGTAGTAAAAAAAGTTGCAACCGGAAAGAAAATAGATTAAACTTATTTTATCTTAGATTTATATGAAATTTAAATATTTTATTGTCTTTTGCATTTCATTGTCCTTCGGTTCAATGTTAAGTGCACAAAATTTATTTGAGTCGGCATCTGTTAGCGGAAGCTTACAATCTGATGCGCAATTTTATTTTCAAGATAAGGCTTTAGGTATCACAGAGGAAACGATGGACGGAAAGCATTTTGGAATGAATACTTTTGGTGAATTAAATTACTCGGTCGGAAAATTTAGAGCAGGGGTTCGTTTCGAAGCTTATACACCACAATTGAACGGCTTCGATTCAAAGTCAAAAGGTTTTGGTTTACCTTTCTTTTATGCGGCTTATAGTAATAAATATATTGATGTAACTATTGGCGATTTTTACGAACAGTTTGGAAGCGGATTGGCTTTGAGAAGTTATCAGGAGTGGAATCTTGGTTATGATAATGCGATCAGAGGCGCTCGCGTTGCCGTTATGCCATACAAAGGAATTAAGTTAACTGCTCTTACCGGTTATCAAAGATGGTTCTGGAATAATTATGTTAATATGCAAAACTATTCTTCTTCACGTGGTTTAGTTAGCGGTTTCGACGGCGATTTCTTTCTTAATGATATTTTTAATATACAGGGAAGAACTCAGATTACACTCGGCGGAAGCTTCGTTACTAAGCATGAAACGGATTTGAATAAAACTATTTTGATAGGAGATTCATTATATCAGTTAAATTTACCTGAAAATGTAGCAACGGGTGCCGGAAGAATCAATATAACTCATGGCGGTTTCGGTTTCTCGGGCGAATACGCTTATAAAATAAATAATCCTTCGGCTTATAATAATTATATTTACAGACCGGGCCAGGCGTTATATTTAACCGCTTCATATTCTATGAAAGGCTTCGGCGTTACCATCGCTGCTAAGAGAATTGATAATATGAGCTATAAATCTAATATGGAAACAACTGATAATGCTCTTGATATTAACTTTATCCCGCCATTAAGTAAACAACATCATTATAGTTTACCTTCTTTATATCCTTATGCAAGCCAACTTAATGGAGAAATGTCTCTTAAAGGAAATGTAATTTATACTATTCCAAAGAATACTAAGATCGGCGGAAAATACGGAATGTCTATAGAAGTTGATGCAACTTTTATTTATGATATTAAGAAAGAAGCGATTGATGATTCTACTCCAATAGATCAAGCCGGAACTTTAGGTTATAATTCACCGTTCTTTGCTGTTGGTGATAATAATTTATACAGAGATATTAATGTTATTATTACCAAAAGATTTTCTAAGAATTGGAAAGGTATCTTCACTTATATAAATTTATTGTATGATAAAGATAGGGTTGAAGGTCATGAAATAGGAGAGTATGGTATTGTAAAAGCAAA from Bacteroidales bacterium includes these protein-coding regions:
- a CDS encoding TlpA family protein disulfide reductase: MKKLIFSLIAVICISINLNAQDAKKLPSVNIKTIDGKSFNTSDIKNNDKPIIISFWALWCKNCIKELNAIKDVYEDWQDETGVVLYAVSIDDAQRNANVKSFANSKEWEYELLLDPNQDFKRALNVGNIPHTFVLNSKGEIVWQHTSYFEGAEDELYEVVKKVATGKKID
- a CDS encoding DUF6029 family protein; translated protein: MKFKYFIVFCISLSFGSMLSAQNLFESASVSGSLQSDAQFYFQDKALGITEETMDGKHFGMNTFGELNYSVGKFRAGVRFEAYTPQLNGFDSKSKGFGLPFFYAAYSNKYIDVTIGDFYEQFGSGLALRSYQEWNLGYDNAIRGARVAVMPYKGIKLTALTGYQRWFWNNYVNMQNYSSSRGLVSGFDGDFFLNDIFNIQGRTQITLGGSFVTKHETDLNKTILIGDSLYQLNLPENVATGAGRINITHGGFGFSGEYAYKINNPSAYNNYIYRPGQALYLTASYSMKGFGVTIAAKRIDNMSYKSNMETTDNALDINFIPPLSKQHHYSLPSLYPYASQLNGEMSLKGNVIYTIPKNTKIGGKYGMSIEVDATFIYDIKKEAIDDSTPIDQAGTLGYNSPFFAVGDNNLYRDINVIITKRFSKNWKGIFTYINLLYDKDRVEGHEIGEYGIVKANIGIADVSWKINSKNTLRAEAQMLFTKQDKGNWATLTLEYTLAPHWFITIMDEYNYGNPDKDQKLHYYNISAGYVYKSTRVSVAYGRQREGLLCIGGVCRYVPAASGISLSLSTSF